Proteins co-encoded in one Bremerella sp. TYQ1 genomic window:
- the sufB gene encoding Fe-S cluster assembly protein SufB, whose protein sequence is MATDITDTGVQSPIGEINKYDFRTTSKGVFKAKKGLSAEIVNQISDIKEEPDWMRKFRLDSLDIFNSKPMPKWGGDIELDFQDIYYYLKPTEKQGKTWDDVPAEIKETFEKLGIPEAERQYLAGVKAQFESEVVYGSLQEDLEKKGVIFTDTDTALREHPKLLKEYFGTVIPPHDNKFAALNSAVWSGGSFIYVPPGVEIEFPLQTYFRINEESMGQFERTLIIVDEGAKIHYVEGCTAPMYSSESLHSAVVEVICKKGSRCRYSTIQNWANNIYNLVTKRALAYADATMEWVDGNLGSHLTMKYPAVYLMEPGARGEILSIAFAGKHQHQDTGAKLVHCAPDTSGQIISKSISKDGGRGSYRGLVRVEEGATNTKCSVVCDALILDPESQTDTYPYIEIMEPDVAIGHEASVSRIGEEQLFYLMSRGLTEAEASTMIVNGFIEPLVKELPMEYAVELNRLIELQMEGSVG, encoded by the coding sequence ATGGCCACCGATATTACCGACACCGGCGTGCAAAGCCCAATTGGCGAAATCAACAAGTACGATTTCCGCACGACCAGCAAAGGTGTCTTCAAGGCCAAGAAGGGATTGAGCGCCGAGATCGTCAACCAGATCTCGGACATCAAGGAAGAGCCAGACTGGATGCGTAAGTTCCGTCTGGACTCGCTTGACATCTTCAATTCCAAGCCAATGCCCAAATGGGGCGGCGACATCGAACTCGATTTCCAAGACATCTACTACTATCTCAAGCCGACCGAGAAGCAAGGGAAGACTTGGGACGATGTGCCTGCGGAAATCAAGGAAACGTTCGAGAAGCTCGGCATTCCTGAAGCCGAACGGCAATACCTGGCCGGCGTGAAGGCACAATTCGAGAGCGAAGTGGTTTACGGTTCGCTGCAGGAAGACCTCGAAAAGAAAGGGGTCATCTTCACCGATACCGACACCGCGTTGCGGGAACATCCGAAGCTGCTGAAGGAATACTTCGGCACCGTCATCCCGCCGCACGACAACAAGTTCGCGGCGCTCAACTCGGCCGTATGGTCAGGCGGTTCGTTCATCTACGTTCCTCCCGGCGTCGAAATCGAATTCCCACTGCAAACTTACTTCCGTATCAACGAAGAAAGCATGGGGCAGTTCGAGCGTACGCTGATCATCGTCGATGAAGGGGCGAAGATTCACTACGTCGAAGGTTGCACCGCTCCGATGTACTCGTCGGAAAGCCTGCACTCGGCGGTGGTCGAAGTGATCTGCAAGAAGGGATCGCGTTGCCGCTACAGCACCATCCAGAACTGGGCCAACAATATCTACAACCTGGTCACCAAGCGTGCGTTGGCTTACGCCGATGCCACCATGGAATGGGTCGACGGTAACTTGGGTAGCCATCTGACGATGAAGTACCCTGCCGTTTATCTGATGGAGCCAGGGGCTCGTGGCGAGATCCTTTCGATCGCGTTTGCCGGCAAGCATCAGCATCAGGACACCGGTGCTAAGCTGGTTCACTGTGCTCCAGATACTTCCGGTCAGATTATCTCGAAGAGTATCTCGAAGGATGGCGGTCGCGGTAGCTACCGTGGTTTGGTCCGTGTCGAAGAAGGCGCGACGAACACCAAGTGTAGTGTCGTCTGCGACGCGTTGATCCTCGATCCAGAAAGCCAGACCGATACCTATCCGTACATCGAAATCATGGAACCCGATGTCGCCATCGGTCACGAAGCGAGCGTTTCGCGAATCGGCGAAGAGCAGCTCTTCTACCTGATGAGCCGCGGTCTGACCGAAGCGGAAGCGAGCACGATGATCGTCAATGGTTTCATCGAGCCGCTGGTGAAGGAACTGCCGATGGAATACGCGGTGGAACTGAACCGCTTGATCGAGCTGCAAATGGAAGGTTCGGTCGGTTAG
- a CDS encoding NADH-quinone oxidoreductase subunit B, with protein MTKPWIEGRFEENVITTTIEQAINWGQQASIWPMTFGLACCAIEMMAVGASRYDIDRFGAGAFRASPRQADLMIVAGTVTYKMASRVRRLYNMMPDPKYVIAMGACTVGGGPYFKYGYHVVKGVDLVVPVDVYVPGCPPRPEALLEGLMRIQDKIRGHRINRRDGVRVDDELPVPHHSGYVEATGAEKPLTQHQKQTGK; from the coding sequence ATGACCAAGCCGTGGATTGAAGGCCGCTTCGAGGAAAACGTCATCACGACGACCATCGAGCAAGCCATCAACTGGGGGCAGCAAGCAAGTATCTGGCCGATGACATTCGGCCTGGCCTGTTGTGCCATCGAAATGATGGCCGTAGGAGCGAGTCGATACGACATCGACCGCTTCGGCGCAGGGGCCTTTCGGGCCTCGCCGCGTCAGGCAGACTTGATGATCGTGGCGGGGACCGTCACGTACAAAATGGCCAGCCGAGTTCGGCGGCTATACAACATGATGCCCGATCCGAAGTATGTCATCGCCATGGGCGCTTGCACCGTCGGTGGTGGCCCTTACTTCAAGTATGGTTATCACGTTGTGAAAGGAGTCGACCTGGTCGTGCCTGTTGATGTGTACGTTCCAGGATGTCCTCCACGGCCGGAGGCACTGTTGGAAGGGCTGATGCGGATTCAAGACAAAATCCGCGGGCACCGAATCAATCGTCGCGATGGCGTTCGCGTCGACGACGAGTTGCCGGTGCCGCATCATTCCGGTTACGTCGAAGCGACGGGAGCCGAAAAGCCACTGACCCAACATCAGAAACAAACCGGCAAATAA
- the sufC gene encoding Fe-S cluster assembly ATPase SufC, with amino-acid sequence MTDVLKIENLHVSVEEKPILNGVNLELRRGETHALMGPNGSGKSTLGFAIMGHPKYEVTEGRILVNDVDVTELEADERSRLGLFMAFQRPIAIPGVRLADFLRHATTNVRNPDRKEGEDLIPMREFRREIKEKMNQLQMDTEFARRYVNDGFSGGEMKRAEILQLAMLQPKFAILDETDSGLDADAVRLASQSIAQIGGEEMGLLIITHHDKLLEHNPPSHAHVMLGGRIVESGGVELAHELHSSGYQRIREAYPEAAAMERQMQDEEQTV; translated from the coding sequence ATGACCGACGTACTGAAGATTGAGAATTTACACGTTTCAGTTGAAGAAAAGCCCATCCTCAATGGCGTGAATCTGGAACTTCGCCGCGGTGAAACGCACGCCCTGATGGGGCCGAACGGTTCCGGTAAAAGTACCCTCGGCTTCGCCATCATGGGGCATCCCAAGTATGAAGTCACCGAAGGCCGTATCCTGGTCAACGACGTCGACGTGACCGAACTGGAAGCGGACGAACGTTCCCGACTTGGCTTGTTCATGGCCTTTCAGCGTCCGATCGCCATCCCTGGCGTTCGCCTGGCCGACTTCCTGCGTCACGCGACCACGAACGTGCGAAACCCCGACCGGAAAGAAGGCGAAGACCTCATTCCAATGCGTGAGTTCCGCCGCGAAATCAAAGAGAAGATGAACCAGCTGCAGATGGACACCGAGTTCGCTCGGCGTTACGTCAACGATGGTTTCTCTGGGGGCGAAATGAAGCGGGCTGAAATTCTTCAGCTGGCCATGCTTCAGCCAAAGTTTGCCATCCTGGACGAAACCGACAGTGGTTTGGATGCCGACGCTGTTCGCCTGGCGAGCCAAAGTATCGCTCAGATCGGCGGCGAAGAAATGGGCCTGTTGATCATCACGCACCACGACAAGTTGTTGGAACACAATCCACCATCGCACGCTCACGTAATGTTGGGCGGACGCATTGTCGAAAGCGGCGGCGTCGAACTGGCTCACGAACTGCATTCCAGTGGTTACCAACGCATCCGCGAAGCGTATCCGGAAGCGGCCGCCATGGAACGCCAGATGCAAGACGAAGAACAAACCGTTTAG
- a CDS encoding metal-sulfur cluster assembly factor — MALSEDAVREQLKNVIDPELFVNIVDLGLIYNVNFEDIEESEDKKVLIDMTMTSPACPAGPQLIGGAKQFVSQMEGVGDVDVKIVMDPPWSPDRMTEDARDQLGIF; from the coding sequence ATGGCACTATCTGAAGACGCAGTCCGCGAACAACTTAAGAACGTGATCGACCCTGAATTGTTCGTCAATATCGTCGATCTCGGCTTGATTTATAACGTCAACTTTGAAGACATCGAAGAGTCGGAGGACAAGAAGGTCCTGATCGACATGACGATGACCAGCCCCGCCTGCCCTGCCGGACCACAGTTGATCGGCGGTGCGAAGCAGTTCGTTTCGCAGATGGAAGGGGTCGGCGATGTCGACGTGAAGATCGTCATGGATCCTCCTTGGTCGCCTGATCGTATGACCGAAGATGCTCGCGATCAGCTAGGCATTTTCTAA
- a CDS encoding metalloregulator ArsR/SmtB family transcription factor produces the protein MTSNSAQNDTRWANEVFPTDLVVLDLLRKTPSLTTAEMAEAMEVTATAVRQRLNRLMGQGYVERVAAKAGRGRPTHKYRLTHKGERKAGANYADLAMALWDEIRSIEDPDVKLGLISRIAKRLVEMYASEVRGEDAHERIHDLMALFLGRQIPLEYEEDTEGKPVLNVLACPYPDLAEQDRAVCALEKAMFAELVGQNMTLSHCRLDGESCCTYELTEINSDTESV, from the coding sequence ATGACCAGCAATTCCGCGCAAAATGACACACGATGGGCTAACGAGGTCTTCCCGACCGACTTGGTCGTGCTCGATTTATTGCGGAAGACTCCTTCTTTAACCACTGCCGAGATGGCGGAGGCGATGGAGGTGACGGCTACGGCCGTTCGTCAGCGTTTAAATCGTTTGATGGGGCAAGGTTACGTCGAACGTGTGGCCGCCAAGGCGGGCCGCGGTCGTCCCACGCACAAGTATCGCTTGACCCATAAGGGCGAACGAAAAGCCGGTGCAAATTATGCCGACTTGGCCATGGCGTTATGGGACGAGATTCGTTCGATTGAAGACCCCGACGTCAAATTGGGACTCATTTCGCGGATTGCTAAGCGTCTGGTAGAGATGTATGCCAGCGAAGTTCGCGGTGAAGATGCCCACGAGCGGATTCATGACTTGATGGCGTTGTTCCTCGGTCGTCAGATTCCGCTGGAGTATGAAGAAGACACAGAGGGTAAGCCGGTGCTTAATGTGCTGGCTTGTCCTTACCCGGATTTGGCGGAACAAGATCGAGCCGTTTGTGCGCTCGAGAAAGCAATGTTCGCCGAATTGGTCGGACAAAACATGACCTTGAGCCATTGTCGGCTCGACGGCGAAAGTTGTTGCACCTACGAGTTGACTGAAATTAACTCCGATACGGAAAGCGTGTGA
- a CDS encoding non-heme iron oxygenase ferredoxin subunit, translated as MSDFVRVAALSEIPDPGKEVFEVDDRFVIVIHAGGQVYCLDDVCTHDDGPLGEGDLEGFEIECPRHGAKFDIRTGKATLMPATQPTQVHEAKIEGDAIFVRLVD; from the coding sequence ATGTCCGACTTTGTCCGTGTCGCGGCCCTCAGCGAAATTCCTGATCCTGGAAAAGAAGTCTTTGAAGTGGACGATCGGTTTGTGATCGTCATTCATGCCGGCGGTCAGGTATACTGTTTAGACGACGTCTGCACGCACGACGATGGTCCCCTGGGGGAAGGCGATCTTGAAGGTTTCGAGATCGAATGCCCACGGCATGGGGCCAAGTTCGATATCCGCACCGGCAAAGCAACGCTGATGCCAGCCACGCAGCCGACGCAAGTTCACGAAGCGAAGATTGAAGGCGATGCGATTTTCGTTCGCCTCGTTGATTAA
- the sufD gene encoding Fe-S cluster assembly protein SufD encodes MAAATTVENWNAEAFNEYVKQLNEPQWLVDLRQNAFEAFEGMEWPTRKEEEWMRTDIRGFNLKKFDPPSFAGELDPASLPTGLLAEGVDIGGQVISLNGKTAVSNISDELKAKGVIFGDFRTVLADHGDLVKKYLFQGEFDPNFDKFSALHAAYFSGGAFLYVPRNVSVEQPLHVLNLIGDNGVDLAHTLIVLEEGAQATVITESASMDDDQPGFHCGAIEVIVGDRANLRFVNLQNWGEKVWHFAQQKGCVGQDANLFWTLGALGSRLSKVNQHVALDKPGAHCEVNGVLFTEGKQHLSYHTQQYHRAPSCTSNFLYKAALQDHSRTVWRGMIKVAPGAQKTDGYQRIDNLLLTEHSRADSIPGLEIEADDVRCTHGATTGKVDEEQIFYAMARGYTRKEAMRMIVTGFFQQVFDRITLESVRDALGHAIARRVREYD; translated from the coding sequence GTGGCAGCCGCAACCACCGTCGAAAATTGGAATGCCGAAGCATTCAACGAATACGTCAAGCAGCTGAACGAGCCCCAGTGGCTGGTCGACCTTCGCCAGAACGCCTTCGAAGCATTTGAAGGAATGGAATGGCCGACGCGAAAAGAAGAAGAGTGGATGCGTACCGACATCCGCGGCTTCAACCTGAAGAAGTTCGACCCGCCTAGTTTCGCTGGCGAACTCGATCCAGCATCGCTCCCAACGGGGCTTCTCGCCGAAGGGGTCGATATCGGCGGCCAGGTCATTTCGCTCAACGGCAAGACGGCCGTTAGCAACATCAGCGACGAACTCAAAGCCAAGGGAGTGATCTTTGGTGACTTCCGCACCGTGCTTGCCGACCATGGCGATCTGGTGAAGAAGTACCTCTTCCAAGGCGAGTTCGATCCGAATTTCGACAAGTTCAGTGCACTGCACGCCGCTTATTTCAGTGGCGGTGCGTTCCTGTACGTTCCACGAAACGTTTCGGTCGAACAGCCGCTGCACGTGTTGAACCTGATCGGCGACAATGGTGTCGACTTGGCGCACACGTTGATCGTTCTGGAAGAAGGGGCTCAGGCCACCGTCATCACCGAATCGGCCAGCATGGACGACGATCAGCCTGGCTTCCACTGTGGTGCTATCGAAGTGATCGTGGGCGATCGAGCCAACCTCCGCTTCGTCAACCTGCAGAACTGGGGCGAAAAGGTTTGGCACTTCGCTCAGCAAAAAGGCTGTGTCGGCCAAGATGCCAACTTGTTCTGGACGCTGGGTGCCCTGGGTAGCCGCCTCTCGAAGGTTAACCAGCACGTCGCCCTCGACAAGCCAGGCGCCCACTGCGAAGTGAACGGCGTGCTCTTCACCGAAGGCAAGCAGCATCTTTCCTACCACACGCAGCAGTACCACCGAGCTCCGAGCTGCACGAGTAACTTCCTGTACAAAGCCGCTTTGCAGGATCATTCCCGCACCGTTTGGCGTGGTATGATCAAAGTTGCTCCTGGTGCTCAGAAGACCGACGGTTACCAGCGAATTGACAACCTTCTGCTGACCGAACATAGCCGGGCGGACTCGATCCCCGGTCTGGAAATTGAAGCAGACGACGTTCGCTGCACCCACGGGGCAACGACCGGGAAAGTGGACGAAGAGCAAATCTTCTACGCCATGGCCCGCGGTTATACCCGGAAAGAAGCGATGCGAATGATCGTGACTGGCTTCTTCCAACAGGTGTTCGACCGCATCACGCTCGAATCGGTCCGCGATGCCCTGGGGCATGCTATCGCTCGACGTGTTCGCGAATATGATTAG